The Streptococcus oralis DNA window TTTGAAGCTAAAGAGCGTAACCGTAACAAACCAGGTGTTGTACTTTGTGGTAGCATGGACGAGCTTCGCGCTTTAGCACAACTCAACCCAGAAATTGAAGCCTTCTACCAAAAACATTGGGACGAAGATATTCTCCTCGGTTGTATCCTTCCATGGAAACCAGAAGCTTTTGACAAACTCAAAGCATATGGTGATGGCCGTGAAGAACTCATGACAGACGTTCGTGGTACTAGCTGTTTTGTCATCAAGTTTGGTAAAGCTGGTGAACAACTGGCTGCTAAACTTTGGGAAGAAGGCAAGATGGTCTACGCCTCATCAGCCAACCCATCTGGAAAAGGAAACCGTGGTAAGGTAGAAGGAATCGGAGAACGTATTGAAGGAGCAGTGGACCTTGTCATCGAAGCAGACGACTATGTGGCATCTATCCAACCTGACAAAACGATTGAAACGCGCTACGAGCAAGGCGTGATGGTATCTATGGTCGATAAAGACGGCAAACTCATCCCTGAACAAGGAGGAGATCGTTCAATCTCACCAGCTCCAGTTGTGATCCGTAAAGGGCTTGACATTGATAAAATCATGATGCATCTGTCAGATACCTTTAACTCATGGGACTACCGTCAAGGTGAGTATTACTAAGATAAAAAAAGAAGTCTAGTGTTAAGAGTCATTGAAGCTCCTAACGCTGGGCTTTTTTTAGAAGTTCTTTTCTTTTTCTATAGGATATGATATTCTATATATGAAATATATAGTTTTTTATTCGAACATTATTATAAAAGGAGTAAGATTGATGGATAAAAGAAAGCTTGGATTGGAAGATTTTTATGCTTGGTATCAAGAAAATAAAATAAGATTAAGAGAAGACGCATCTAAATATAGTATTTACAATGAACAATTACGTGAAGAATTTCTTAAAGAGTGCCCACTTGATAGAATTTTAACCATGTCTATCGATGAATATGTCATTGGGAAAGGAGCTCAAAGTAATTCTTTTTGTTACGGTCTTGAGAGGGGAAAATACAAATCCTTATTTATGGGAATTGGAGGCGGAGCTTCTCCTTTCCGTTTGGTTAACTATAATTTGCACCATGAACCTAAAACGTACTTAAAAGAGGTGGAAAAAATAAAAAAGCTCGATAAGATAGAGATAGAACGAACAATGAGTAGGGTAAAACGATAGTAAATAAATAGATTGGAAGGGTGTAGGTGTATGAGATGGGAACGAAAGGGATTAGCAAGAAAGTTTTTGAGACAATTTTTTCAACGGCTTCAGTGGATTGTAGTAATGTTAATAGTGGTTTAGAAATGTTAATGCGCTATTATAAGGATGATATCCCTAAATCACCTCGATTTTTATATGATTCAGATGCGGTATACTTTTATAATTTTGATGAAGAAATTAAAGAACTGGATAATGATTGGCAAAGGAGAGATTTAGCAGAACGCGGAGATATTATGACTTCGATTTGGACTCCAATCACTTATTATTTAGACCTGAATAAAGATGGCAAGATATTAGCGAAAAATAATGCTGGTATCGATATAGTTCTTCAAAATGATGAAACTAGGAATAATGAGAAGCTTACTATTTTTAATTATTTGGCAGAACATTATGCATCGAGAGGAAATTTGTTGTTATTACCGAATATGACAAATAAAGCAGGAAAAAGAAATTTGAATCCTGATAAATTTATGATGTCAGAAGATAAACTTGATCAGTTTTTATACTATTGTTTAAAAGGGAAACTAATGGAGTATTTCAACAACAAGAAAAATTT harbors:
- a CDS encoding L-threonylcarbamoyladenylate synthase gives rise to the protein MTKHIQWNGTLSQEGYDILKGEGGCIVCPTKVGYIIMTSDKAGLERKFEAKERNRNKPGVVLCGSMDELRALAQLNPEIEAFYQKHWDEDILLGCILPWKPEAFDKLKAYGDGREELMTDVRGTSCFVIKFGKAGEQLAAKLWEEGKMVYASSANPSGKGNRGKVEGIGERIEGAVDLVIEADDYVASIQPDKTIETRYEQGVMVSMVDKDGKLIPEQGGDRSISPAPVVIRKGLDIDKIMMHLSDTFNSWDYRQGEYY